Proteins encoded by one window of Candidatus Sumerlaea chitinivorans:
- a CDS encoding Aromatic-amino-acid aminotransferase, with product MSTLSERRSRLAARALRTTEPAISWLLKKPLENPAIISLAAGLVDQQTLPAQPMREIFAQLFADEDAAKRALQYGTTEGEAHLRQLLAQRLAKGGMTGAIDPEHIVLTNGSQQLLLLVTDVLVDPGDIVLVEDPTYFVYMGVLESAGARTLGVATDDEGIIPEALEERLREIAARGELERLKLLYVMTYYQNPKGTSHSWQRRQQIYELIERYSSDDHYIYILEDAAYHGLHFEDSDVPFMKSLDEANERVILAMTFSKAFAPGLRLGYGYLPPELAQPVLNLKGNHDFGSANLSQHLIRVALSTGAFDRHNAMLRERYRQKRDLMLRVLREEFPPEVQYIEPRGGLYVWVTLPEGVSSSPGSKFFDEAMAHEVLYVPGCFCYAQEPGRVKPDNQLRLCYAYIEEEPMVEGMHRLAEAARACLK from the coding sequence GTGAGCACTCTTAGCGAACGGCGCAGCCGGTTGGCGGCCCGCGCTCTGCGGACAACTGAGCCGGCGATTTCGTGGCTTCTCAAGAAACCTTTGGAAAATCCGGCAATCATTTCCTTAGCCGCAGGTCTGGTGGATCAGCAGACGCTCCCTGCGCAGCCAATGCGTGAGATTTTCGCCCAACTTTTCGCCGACGAGGACGCGGCGAAGCGTGCATTGCAATACGGAACAACTGAAGGTGAGGCGCACTTGCGCCAACTTCTTGCGCAGCGGCTCGCCAAGGGGGGAATGACTGGGGCAATTGATCCCGAGCACATCGTGCTGACCAACGGGTCGCAGCAACTGTTGCTGTTAGTCACCGACGTGCTCGTGGACCCGGGCGACATCGTGCTGGTTGAGGATCCCACGTATTTCGTTTACATGGGGGTCTTGGAAAGTGCGGGGGCGCGAACGCTTGGGGTCGCGACCGATGATGAGGGCATCATTCCCGAGGCGCTTGAGGAGCGTTTGCGGGAAATCGCTGCGCGGGGCGAGTTGGAGCGGCTCAAACTGCTTTACGTGATGACCTATTACCAGAACCCGAAGGGTACGAGCCACTCGTGGCAACGGCGCCAACAAATCTACGAGCTCATCGAGCGTTATTCGTCGGATGACCACTACATCTATATTCTGGAGGATGCAGCCTATCACGGCCTTCACTTCGAGGATAGTGATGTCCCCTTCATGAAATCGCTCGACGAAGCGAATGAGCGGGTCATCCTCGCGATGACGTTTTCGAAAGCCTTTGCGCCGGGCCTTCGCCTTGGGTACGGGTATTTGCCGCCTGAATTGGCGCAACCAGTCCTGAACCTCAAAGGCAACCATGACTTCGGGAGTGCAAACTTGTCGCAACATCTAATTCGCGTTGCCCTCTCAACGGGTGCGTTCGATCGGCACAACGCGATGCTTCGCGAGCGGTATCGGCAAAAGCGCGACCTGATGCTGCGGGTTTTGCGCGAGGAGTTTCCGCCCGAAGTGCAGTACATTGAACCGCGGGGCGGCCTTTACGTGTGGGTCACGTTGCCGGAAGGGGTTTCCAGCAGCCCGGGCAGTAAGTTTTTTGATGAGGCGATGGCGCACGAGGTGCTCTACGTGCCGGGCTGCTTCTGCTATGCGCAGGAGCCCGGCCGTGTCAAGCCCGACAACCAACTCCGGCTCTGCTACGCCTACATTGAGGAGGAGCCGATGGTGGAGGGGATGCACCGCCTTGCCGAGGCAGCACGCGCTTGCCTGAAGTAA
- a CDS encoding Copper binding protein, plastocyanin/azurin family, which produces MQQHGSLVAKLWVILVGLAWGIGGFGGKVSASEVTSASVWGTVVFAGIAPEPQAVTMRGDPYCAKLREGREPILRQDVVITTGGRIANVVVYAKDVVGGPREEATRPLSSVVLELSSCMFVPHVVAVRCGQEVRFVNKDDTVHTIHARRSKNPRFNFALLGTQSPSRTVRFPQPEIAVEVRCDVHPWENAFVAVLDHPYYAVTDRNGTFEIPEIPAGEYTLEAWHEKLGTVTQRVRLAPGERSSIQFVFGKPGEVLK; this is translated from the coding sequence ATGCAGCAACACGGTAGTCTGGTAGCCAAGCTGTGGGTCATTCTCGTTGGGTTGGCTTGGGGGATTGGCGGGTTTGGGGGAAAGGTTTCGGCCAGCGAGGTGACAAGCGCTTCGGTGTGGGGGACGGTCGTCTTTGCGGGCATTGCGCCCGAACCGCAAGCGGTGACCATGCGGGGCGACCCTTACTGCGCGAAACTTCGGGAGGGGCGTGAGCCGATCCTTAGGCAAGACGTGGTGATCACGACGGGTGGGCGCATCGCCAATGTGGTGGTTTATGCGAAAGATGTGGTCGGGGGGCCACGTGAGGAGGCAACTCGGCCTCTCTCGTCTGTTGTTCTTGAGCTAAGTTCCTGTATGTTTGTTCCGCATGTCGTCGCGGTGCGCTGCGGGCAAGAGGTGCGGTTTGTGAACAAGGATGACACGGTGCACACGATTCACGCGCGACGCAGCAAGAACCCGCGCTTCAACTTTGCTCTTTTGGGGACGCAGTCACCTTCGCGCACCGTTCGTTTTCCCCAACCCGAAATTGCTGTTGAGGTCCGGTGCGACGTTCACCCTTGGGAGAACGCCTTCGTTGCGGTATTGGATCACCCGTACTATGCGGTCACGGACAGGAACGGAACCTTCGAGATTCCCGAAATCCCGGCCGGGGAATACACACTGGAGGCGTGGCATGAAAAGCTGGGGACAGTGACGCAGCGTGTCCGACTTGCGCCGGGAGAGCGTTCCAGCATCCAGTTTGTTTTTGGCAAGCCGGGGGAAGTCCTGAAATAA
- a CDS encoding Response regulator of zinc sigma-54-dependent two-component system, with product MATEISQPPKRYRGTVVVVDDEEGMCTILSKVLGQEGYHVTAFTRPKEAIAYIQNTPPEVVVTDMKMPDATGMDVLQAAREANPSTSVVVMTAYGTIEGATAAMRAGAYDYITKPFHLDDLLLTVNKALERTRLEEENEALAQTLSRQYAPQAIVGESAVMREVHALIAKVAPTDAPVLIEGESGTGKELVARAIHQHSGRHNKRFVAINCASIPEQLLESELFGHEKGAFTGAERTKMGLFEVAHKGTLFLDEIAELPLALQAKLLRAIQEHEIQRIGGLHTISVDVRIIAATNRNLLSAVEERSFRSDLYYRLNVISICLPPLRERREDIPLLLDYFIARAAQRLRRPVPILSPEALAALEHYPYPGNVRELENIIERLMVLCDKPIIEPEDLPAEVRSLHSPPPESPPAYPLDYRRAREEFERSYLEQLLRHTRGNVTEASRLSGISRRHLYEKFERLGIRADRFLQS from the coding sequence ATGGCGACTGAAATCTCCCAACCCCCGAAACGTTACCGTGGAACAGTTGTGGTCGTGGACGACGAAGAGGGCATGTGCACGATCCTCTCGAAGGTCCTTGGCCAAGAGGGATACCATGTCACGGCCTTCACGCGCCCCAAAGAGGCGATCGCCTACATTCAAAACACTCCCCCAGAGGTTGTGGTCACCGACATGAAAATGCCGGACGCGACGGGGATGGACGTCCTGCAAGCCGCACGGGAAGCCAATCCCTCCACCAGCGTCGTCGTGATGACCGCCTACGGCACCATTGAGGGAGCAACCGCGGCGATGCGCGCGGGCGCTTACGACTATATCACCAAGCCCTTCCACCTCGATGATCTCTTGCTCACAGTGAATAAGGCGCTCGAGCGGACTCGCCTTGAAGAGGAGAACGAAGCGCTCGCCCAAACCCTCTCACGCCAATACGCCCCACAGGCAATCGTCGGCGAAAGTGCAGTGATGCGCGAGGTGCACGCCCTCATTGCAAAAGTGGCACCGACCGACGCCCCCGTCCTGATCGAGGGTGAGAGCGGAACGGGCAAGGAATTGGTCGCCCGTGCAATTCATCAACATAGCGGTCGCCACAACAAGCGATTTGTTGCCATCAATTGCGCCTCGATTCCCGAACAGCTCCTCGAGAGCGAGCTTTTCGGTCACGAAAAAGGCGCTTTCACGGGGGCAGAGCGTACGAAAATGGGCCTGTTCGAGGTAGCCCACAAAGGCACGCTCTTCCTCGATGAAATTGCGGAGCTGCCTCTCGCCCTTCAGGCGAAGCTTCTGCGTGCCATTCAGGAACATGAGATTCAACGGATAGGCGGCCTCCATACCATTTCGGTGGACGTGCGGATCATAGCCGCAACAAATCGCAACTTGCTATCCGCAGTCGAGGAGCGATCGTTTCGTTCCGACCTCTACTATCGCCTGAATGTGATCTCGATTTGCCTACCGCCGCTTCGCGAACGACGAGAGGACATCCCACTTCTGCTCGACTACTTTATAGCCAGAGCTGCCCAACGCCTGCGTCGCCCCGTCCCCATCCTCTCGCCCGAAGCTCTTGCCGCTCTCGAACATTACCCCTACCCGGGGAACGTACGGGAGCTCGAAAATATTATCGAGCGGCTCATGGTGCTCTGCGATAAGCCAATCATCGAGCCTGAGGACCTCCCCGCCGAAGTCCGATCGCTTCACTCGCCGCCCCCTGAATCGCCGCCCGCCTACCCTCTCGACTACCGACGCGCCCGCGAAGAGTTCGAGCGCAGTTATCTTGAGCAACTTCTCCGCCATACCCGCGGCAACGTCACCGAGGCCTCGCGCCTCAGCGGGATTTCACGGCGCCACCTGTACGAGAAGTTCGAACGCCTCGGTATACGCGCAGATCGGTTCTTGCAGTCTTGA
- a CDS encoding Protein-L-isoaspartate O-methyltransferase, which translates to MIWPMAREPIARTNEEMVDTQIAARGVQDPFVLAAMRKVDRALFVPPELHHEAYADAALPVAYGQTISQPYIVGLMTEALAPDPNDRVLEIGCGTGYQTAILAELVREVWSIEIVPELAAAAKERLKRLGYHNVHVLVGDGWKGLPEKAPFDKIIVTAAPDVVPPALLDQLEVGGIMVVPVGVGSQELLKIVRETPDKFREYQLGPVRFVPMVHGGLV; encoded by the coding sequence ATGATTTGGCCGATGGCGCGCGAACCGATTGCACGTACAAACGAGGAAATGGTAGACACTCAGATCGCCGCCCGTGGGGTGCAGGATCCCTTCGTGCTGGCTGCCATGCGGAAGGTCGATCGCGCCCTCTTTGTTCCCCCTGAACTCCACCACGAGGCCTATGCGGACGCCGCACTGCCCGTTGCCTACGGTCAGACGATTTCCCAACCCTACATTGTGGGTTTGATGACGGAAGCCTTGGCTCCAGATCCTAACGATCGAGTCTTGGAAATCGGATGTGGGACGGGCTACCAAACGGCGATCCTTGCCGAGCTGGTCCGTGAGGTGTGGAGCATTGAAATCGTGCCCGAACTAGCTGCGGCCGCCAAGGAGCGCCTTAAACGCCTCGGATACCACAACGTCCACGTGCTTGTGGGGGATGGCTGGAAAGGGCTCCCCGAAAAAGCTCCCTTTGATAAAATCATTGTCACTGCTGCTCCGGATGTCGTGCCCCCTGCGCTCTTGGATCAACTTGAGGTTGGGGGCATCATGGTCGTGCCGGTTGGAGTTGGAAGCCAAGAACTCCTGAAGATTGTGCGCGAGACACCTGACAAATTTCGTGAGTACCAACTTGGCCCCGTGCGCTTCGTGCCGATGGTCCATGGTGGCTTAGTCTGA
- a CDS encoding Cob(I)alamin adenosyltransferase, whose amino-acid sequence MGFLHVYTGEGKGKTTSAVGLAIRAAGAGERVAFLQFDKGFEGRNEHYHERAILRTIPNIDLFFFGQERMMPDGRFRFANEPGDFEEAQRALAKAREIIESERYFLVVCDEAITCVQTRLLTEDDVMELTEVFRAHPTCDLVLTGRGAFPRLIEAADLVSNVQLVKHYFYQGVPARRGIEF is encoded by the coding sequence GTGGGTTTTCTTCACGTCTACACTGGCGAGGGCAAAGGCAAAACTACCAGCGCCGTTGGTTTAGCCATCCGTGCCGCGGGCGCGGGCGAGCGTGTCGCTTTCTTACAGTTCGACAAAGGGTTTGAGGGACGCAACGAGCACTATCACGAGCGCGCTATCTTGCGCACGATCCCCAACATTGACCTCTTCTTCTTTGGTCAGGAGCGCATGATGCCTGACGGTCGCTTTCGCTTTGCGAACGAACCGGGCGATTTCGAGGAGGCCCAACGTGCTCTCGCCAAAGCCCGCGAAATCATCGAAAGTGAGCGCTACTTCCTTGTGGTGTGCGACGAAGCCATCACCTGCGTCCAAACTCGACTCCTCACGGAAGACGACGTGATGGAACTCACCGAAGTCTTCAGAGCTCATCCTACCTGCGATCTTGTCCTAACGGGACGCGGAGCTTTTCCGCGACTGATCGAAGCAGCCGACCTGGTTTCGAATGTCCAACTTGTAAAACACTACTTTTATCAAGGGGTTCCGGCGCGCCGGGGGATTGAGTTCTAA
- a CDS encoding Na+-driven multidrug efflux pump — protein MTKNVAAVNSIQAENGSRLLFDRESLNRHIVRLAAPAVGENLLHTTLLIVDTLMVGYYGSLPVAASAAAGTILWRAHMTFGCIERGTTALVARACGAGDLRAAARAFAQSALLATVLGLVLTGAGVVLAPYLLLGLQCSPEVVAEGTPYLRVIFLASVPRLVYFVGAATLRAAGDTRSPMWITFGMNISNMVFNYVLIFGKCGFPELKLLGSGISTALSILLACGAVLWLLRAGRFGVRPRLRDFAPDFAIVRKIVRLAAPSLLEEITISVGFLTFFSFVARLGTQPLAAHALATRLESLSFMAGFGFAVAASTLVGQSLGMCDVRLARLSFRRTIALTIAVMSCVAVALVMWGRPLLSYFCREAEVLELAYAILVLSAIEQPLLGIAMTLSGGLRGAGDTVSPMITSVVGNLFIRIFVVYWLTFPLGLGIFGVVLGTIVDWVVRCVLLAHFYWRGKWKQVEL, from the coding sequence ATGACGAAAAACGTCGCCGCTGTGAATTCGATCCAAGCCGAAAACGGTTCACGCCTGCTGTTCGATCGCGAGTCCCTGAATCGCCACATCGTGCGCCTTGCGGCACCAGCCGTAGGAGAAAACCTCCTCCACACCACCTTGCTCATCGTGGACACTCTCATGGTTGGGTACTACGGCAGCTTGCCAGTGGCTGCCTCGGCCGCCGCCGGTACCATCCTGTGGCGTGCACACATGACCTTTGGGTGCATCGAACGTGGCACGACTGCGCTTGTGGCGCGGGCATGCGGCGCGGGCGACTTGCGGGCTGCGGCACGCGCTTTCGCACAGTCGGCTTTGCTGGCGACGGTTCTGGGTCTTGTGCTGACCGGGGCTGGTGTGGTGCTTGCTCCTTACCTGTTGCTGGGCCTCCAATGCAGCCCCGAAGTGGTTGCCGAGGGGACGCCTTACCTTCGCGTCATTTTCTTGGCCAGTGTGCCCCGACTTGTCTACTTTGTGGGCGCGGCGACTTTGCGAGCGGCCGGCGACACACGATCCCCCATGTGGATCACTTTTGGCATGAACATTTCAAATATGGTCTTCAACTATGTGCTGATCTTCGGCAAATGCGGATTTCCGGAATTGAAACTCCTCGGTTCAGGAATTTCGACAGCTCTCTCCATCCTGTTGGCGTGCGGAGCAGTGTTGTGGCTATTGAGGGCAGGCCGTTTTGGCGTCCGGCCACGTCTGCGCGACTTCGCGCCAGATTTCGCGATTGTGCGCAAAATTGTGCGGCTCGCCGCACCCTCCCTTCTCGAGGAAATCACGATCAGCGTCGGTTTCCTCACCTTTTTCAGTTTTGTCGCCCGCCTGGGGACCCAGCCGTTGGCCGCTCATGCTTTGGCCACACGGCTTGAATCCCTCTCGTTCATGGCTGGTTTCGGGTTTGCAGTCGCTGCTTCCACGCTCGTAGGCCAATCCCTTGGAATGTGCGATGTCCGGCTTGCGCGCTTATCGTTTCGTCGGACGATTGCCCTAACTATCGCGGTGATGTCGTGTGTTGCGGTTGCGCTCGTGATGTGGGGGCGCCCTCTGCTGAGTTATTTTTGTCGAGAAGCCGAGGTCTTAGAACTTGCCTACGCGATTCTTGTTTTATCCGCGATTGAGCAGCCGCTGCTGGGGATCGCGATGACGTTGAGCGGGGGGTTACGGGGAGCAGGGGACACCGTCTCGCCCATGATCACCTCTGTCGTGGGGAATCTTTTCATTCGGATCTTCGTCGTTTACTGGCTCACGTTTCCCCTCGGCTTGGGGATATTTGGTGTTGTCCTCGGAACAATCGTTGATTGGGTCGTGCGATGCGTCCTTCTCGCGCATTTTTATTGGCGTGGGAAGTGGAAACAGGTTGAGTTGTAA
- a CDS encoding Octaprenyl diphosphate synthase — protein sequence MSETDKSNLIFQISEYLADDLRKVDEHINSILESDTALVREVGQYVRSTQGKRLRPILAILASRAFGYKGEDHTKVAAALELVHSATLLHDDVIDKAPLRRGKPTVNARWGDDVAILIADYLFSHAFNFALNTSMSPRVLSLICQVTARMCEGEMFQIERREEMLTREDYLRIVRGKTAYLFSACTALGTLLAQAPDQEAMLMASYGLNFGIAFQITDDTLDMVAADSEIGKPAWADIRNGKQTLPLIYTWEVAEPSDREDLVHCWRNGRDPETILNYIRKYRGIEFALEQARRYAESAREQLADLPSNPAISMLRDLTAYVVARRS from the coding sequence ATGAGTGAGACAGATAAAAGCAATCTCATCTTTCAGATTAGCGAGTACTTGGCCGACGATTTGCGAAAAGTGGACGAGCACATCAACTCGATCCTCGAGAGCGATACTGCTCTTGTACGGGAAGTCGGACAATATGTTCGCTCGACGCAGGGCAAACGGCTGCGGCCGATCCTCGCCATATTGGCAAGTCGCGCGTTTGGCTACAAAGGGGAGGACCACACAAAAGTTGCGGCAGCACTGGAGTTGGTGCACAGTGCGACTTTGCTCCACGACGACGTCATCGATAAAGCGCCGCTGCGGCGCGGCAAGCCTACCGTGAATGCGCGCTGGGGAGATGACGTCGCCATCCTCATAGCCGACTACTTGTTCTCTCACGCCTTCAACTTCGCCCTGAACACTTCCATGAGCCCACGCGTGCTCAGCCTGATTTGCCAAGTCACGGCGCGTATGTGCGAAGGGGAAATGTTCCAGATCGAGAGGCGGGAGGAGATGCTCACCCGCGAGGACTATCTGCGCATTGTACGCGGAAAAACCGCCTATTTGTTTTCGGCATGTACGGCACTCGGAACGTTGCTGGCACAAGCACCCGATCAAGAAGCGATGCTTATGGCCAGCTACGGTCTGAACTTTGGTATCGCGTTCCAAATCACCGACGACACATTGGATATGGTGGCGGCTGATTCAGAAATCGGTAAGCCAGCTTGGGCGGACATTCGCAATGGCAAGCAAACGCTCCCCCTCATCTACACATGGGAAGTCGCGGAGCCAAGCGATCGCGAGGATCTTGTCCACTGCTGGCGAAATGGGCGCGATCCGGAGACGATCCTCAATTACATTCGCAAATACCGTGGCATTGAGTTTGCGCTTGAACAAGCGCGCCGCTACGCGGAGAGCGCACGCGAGCAACTTGCTGACCTGCCCTCAAATCCTGCCATTTCGATGCTCCGTGACCTTACAGCTTATGTGGTTGCGCGGCGGAGCTGA
- a CDS encoding Membrane protein of EXOQ family, involved in exopolysaccharide production, translating into MIVGSANSQRMLLSVAVATAASVGFAFLAYVAARYAGMLGIVALAGVAVVALISALHPFVPFTVYFGLLFFADTRLPGLPMSLNQIIGPLFLLSATAYWARGQMMRLQSKVLPWLLLMSAYFLINAVTGESMENGLIQGRYVVIYCLYAVALAAAMKSERAILAYAWIITTLSFVAALAGIVEAIQKGTFFALAGKITDAVRVRGAASTAVVYGWNLLFAFPFAFFLFAEVRSRMWRGIALLMACTILFVALLSLSRTIIALVFIQTIVCARLFRYPNRRRVLAVLGVLVIVAAALVMPVAIKRFVGVADYRRDYSLMERRDNAIISREVFKAHPIFGVGLGSYSAVWRNYIPSDYRTFFAQYIEASRPRYTDQGYMQILCEGGIVGFGLFAALIVVIFRQAFRIRRRARECDDSFAWNLAALVIAGLNHLLLSTLTDDTFLYVRVWLLYAVALLLDERLLWPRTDKEAVPGTTPPEPAGSS; encoded by the coding sequence ATGATTGTCGGTAGCGCCAACTCGCAGCGGATGCTTTTGTCTGTGGCCGTGGCTACGGCTGCGAGTGTTGGCTTTGCGTTTCTGGCTTATGTTGCAGCTCGCTACGCCGGGATGTTGGGGATCGTAGCTCTCGCAGGGGTCGCGGTCGTGGCTTTGATCTCTGCGCTTCATCCGTTTGTGCCTTTTACCGTGTACTTTGGCTTGCTCTTTTTTGCGGACACACGCTTGCCGGGGCTGCCGATGAGCCTCAACCAGATCATTGGGCCTCTTTTTCTGCTGAGCGCCACGGCGTATTGGGCGCGTGGCCAGATGATGCGGCTTCAGTCCAAAGTTTTGCCGTGGCTTCTGCTGATGAGCGCTTATTTTCTCATCAATGCGGTTACGGGCGAGAGCATGGAAAATGGCCTCATCCAAGGCCGCTATGTGGTGATCTATTGTCTGTATGCAGTGGCGCTTGCGGCCGCGATGAAGAGCGAGCGAGCTATCCTCGCTTATGCGTGGATCATCACGACTTTGTCGTTTGTGGCTGCCCTTGCGGGTATCGTAGAGGCCATTCAAAAGGGCACTTTCTTTGCACTCGCTGGGAAAATCACAGATGCCGTGCGAGTAAGAGGAGCAGCCTCGACCGCTGTGGTCTATGGATGGAATCTCCTGTTTGCCTTTCCCTTCGCCTTTTTTCTGTTCGCCGAGGTTCGGTCGCGGATGTGGCGAGGGATCGCACTTCTCATGGCCTGCACGATTCTGTTCGTCGCCTTGTTATCACTCAGTAGAACGATCATTGCGCTCGTTTTCATCCAGACGATTGTGTGCGCACGCCTTTTCCGATATCCGAACCGGCGTCGCGTTCTCGCAGTGTTAGGGGTTCTTGTCATTGTCGCTGCTGCACTGGTCATGCCGGTGGCTATCAAACGGTTTGTGGGGGTAGCGGACTATCGTCGCGACTATTCGCTTATGGAACGGAGGGACAACGCGATCATTAGCCGCGAAGTGTTCAAAGCCCATCCAATCTTTGGCGTAGGGCTGGGGTCATACTCGGCGGTTTGGCGCAATTACATCCCATCCGATTACCGGACATTCTTTGCTCAGTACATTGAAGCATCGCGTCCGCGCTATACCGATCAAGGCTACATGCAAATCCTCTGTGAAGGGGGAATTGTTGGGTTCGGCTTGTTTGCGGCGCTTATTGTGGTCATTTTCCGGCAAGCATTTAGAATCCGTCGTCGCGCACGGGAATGCGATGACTCTTTCGCATGGAATCTTGCTGCTTTGGTGATTGCGGGCCTCAACCATCTCCTGTTGTCCACGCTGACCGACGACACCTTCCTCTACGTACGAGTTTGGCTACTGTATGCGGTGGCCTTGTTACTGGATGAACGATTGCTTTGGCCGCGCACCGACAAGGAGGCTGTGCCAGGAACCACCCCTCCTGAGCCTGCGGGGTCGTCATGA
- a CDS encoding Glycosyltransferase encodes MIRVALIAHLAEISGSGRALIRMAKGLNPDQFSVVLVVPSAGPLWDLARTEGVAVEIIPNPEVSMREVSFAKILKLVAQRLRYVLRLARFLKKWQINVVLVNSTASIFAGMAARLARKSLIWHVRELLERPDRATRFKMWLIERLSDAIFYASHASMELFQAPRVARRLVVRNYVEVERFRTATMSPEVATELGIAPKDIVITSNGVFPRKAPDLFLEAAAIVGKSTDLPLRFLLVGAPPAGLEDYYEQMRTRACELGIGERVVFAGLRKDMEAILARTDIFVSPSRNEAQPNIINEALAAGVPVVATDVGDCRRMLRDGEWGWVVPPENPQALAQALLEVLSDLEAARARAQKAQAAIIHEFSSPEFWKPVEDVMRELASAQKSSG; translated from the coding sequence ATGATACGCGTCGCTCTCATTGCGCATTTGGCTGAGATTTCGGGCTCGGGGCGGGCCCTCATCCGAATGGCTAAAGGCCTCAACCCCGACCAATTTTCGGTGGTGTTGGTTGTTCCCTCTGCCGGACCGCTTTGGGACCTTGCTCGCACCGAAGGCGTCGCCGTCGAAATTATCCCCAACCCAGAAGTGAGCATGCGCGAAGTGAGCTTCGCAAAGATACTCAAGCTCGTGGCTCAACGCTTACGCTACGTCCTTCGGTTGGCTCGATTTCTCAAAAAATGGCAAATCAACGTGGTCTTAGTGAACTCGACGGCCTCGATTTTCGCGGGAATGGCCGCTCGCCTTGCTCGCAAATCACTTATTTGGCATGTCCGGGAACTCTTAGAACGACCCGATCGGGCGACACGATTCAAGATGTGGCTCATTGAACGCCTGAGCGATGCCATTTTTTACGCGTCACACGCGAGCATGGAACTATTTCAGGCGCCGCGGGTGGCGCGTCGGCTGGTCGTACGGAACTATGTAGAAGTCGAGCGATTCCGCACGGCAACCATGAGTCCCGAGGTAGCAACCGAGCTCGGGATTGCTCCGAAGGACATCGTCATCACCTCAAACGGCGTGTTTCCACGCAAAGCGCCTGACTTGTTTCTGGAGGCAGCCGCAATCGTTGGCAAGAGCACGGATCTGCCGTTGCGATTCCTTCTTGTGGGTGCCCCGCCGGCAGGTTTGGAGGACTACTACGAACAGATGCGCACGCGCGCATGCGAGCTGGGGATTGGCGAGCGCGTGGTTTTTGCCGGTTTGCGTAAGGACATGGAGGCGATTCTGGCGAGGACGGACATTTTTGTTTCGCCGTCGCGCAATGAAGCCCAGCCCAATATCATCAACGAAGCCTTGGCCGCAGGCGTGCCCGTAGTGGCGACCGACGTGGGCGATTGTCGTCGGATGTTGCGCGACGGCGAGTGGGGTTGGGTTGTGCCGCCGGAAAACCCTCAAGCGCTGGCTCAGGCTCTGCTCGAGGTGCTCTCGGATCTGGAGGCCGCACGCGCTCGCGCGCAGAAAGCACAGGCGGCAATCATCCACGAGTTTTCTTCGCCCGAGTTCTGGAAACCCGTCGAAGATGTCATGCGGGAGCTCGCAAGCGCCCAAAAGTCTTCGGGCTGA